A stretch of DNA from Methylogaea oryzae:
CGGCGACATCGACCAGGCGCACCAGCCGGACGAATACCTGGCCCTGACCCAATTACAGCCCGGCATCGCCATTTACCGTCAACTGATCGAAGAGTTCTGCCTCCATGCTCGATAGCCTCGAATTCGTCCGCTGGTTTCGCGGCTCGTCCCCCTATATCCACGCCCATCGCGGCCGCACCTTCGTCGTCTCTTTCGGCGGCGAGGCGGTGGCCGACGGCTTGTTCGCCGGCTTGGCCCACGACTTCGCCCTGCTCAACAGCTTAGGCATCCGCCTGGTGCTGGTGCACGGCTTCCGCCCCCAGGTGGAGGACTTGCTGCACTTGCGCGGCCAACAGCCGCGCTACAAGAACGGCTTGCGCATCACCGACTCCCAGGCCTTGCTGTGCGTAAAAGAAGCCGCCGGCATGGTGCGGGTGGAAATCGAAGCCCTGCTGTCCATGGGGGTGGCCAATTCGCCCATGGCCGGCGCCCGGCTCAGGGTGGCATCGGGCAACTTCGTCACCGCCAAGCCCTTGGGGGTGCGCGACGGGGTGGATTTCCAGCACACCGGCGATGTGCGCCGCATCGACGCCGACGCCATTCGCCAGCAGTTGGACCAGGGCAACGTGGTGCTGCTGTCGCCGGTCGGCTATTCGCCGACCGGCGAGGTGTTCAACCTGAGCGCCGAGGAAGTCGCCACCGCCGTGGCCATTGCTCTGCAGGCGGACAAATTGCTGCTGCTGATGGAGCAGGAAGGCCTGAGCAACAAGGGCCAGCCGACCCGCCAGCTCACCACCCAGGAAGCCGAAACCTTGCTGCGCGACGACGCCGGGCTGTCCCGCGAACTGCGCGCCCATCTCAAAGCCGCCCTAGCCGCCTGCGTCGGCGGCGTAGCCCGCTGCCACCTCATCAGCCGCGAACTGGACGGCGCCATGCTGCTGGAGCTGTTCACCCGGGACGGCGTCGGCACCCTGGTGAGCGCCGCCCCGTTCGAGGACATCCGCACCGCCGCCATCGACGACGTGGGCGGCATCCTGGAGCTGATCGCACCGCTGGAAGCCCAAGGCATCCTGGTGCCGCGCACCCGCGAGCGGCTGGAAATGGAGATCGACGACTACACCGTCATCGAGCGGGACGGCATGATCGTCGGCTGCGCCGCCTTGCACACCTACGCCAGCCGCACCATGGCCGAGCTGGCCTGCTTGGTGCTGCACCCGGAATATCGGGGCGAGAAACGCGGAGACCGCCTGCTGGCGCTGATGGAGGAACGCGCCCGCAAGGCCGGGGTGACGGAGCTGTTTGTTCTCACCACCCACGCCGAACACTGGTTCCGGGAACGGGGCTTCGCCACCGCCAACGTGGCGGCCCTGCCCCTGGAACGCCAAGCCCTCTACAACCCCAACCGCAATTCCAAAGTTTTAACCAAGGCGGTGGACAACTAGCCATGGGCCCTTTATCTTGCCGTTCATATTTCCATAAGGATTGTGACGTATGACGCAGTCGACGCCCGGCGCCCGCCCCCCCGTAAAAGTGCTGCATATCACCGATCCGCATTTGCTGGCGGACGAGAGCGAGCGTTTTCTTGGGCTGGACACGGCGCAAACGCTGCGAGACGTGTTGGAATTGGCGGGGCGAGACAAGGATTGGCCGCCCGATCTGGTCCTGCTGACCGGCGACTGCGTGCAAGTCCCCACGCGGGAAAGCTATGCCCGCCTGCGCAGCATCCTGGCGCCGCTGAACCTGCCGTGTTATTGCCTGCCCGGCAACCACGACGACC
This window harbors:
- the argA gene encoding amino-acid N-acetyltransferase, with protein sequence MLDSLEFVRWFRGSSPYIHAHRGRTFVVSFGGEAVADGLFAGLAHDFALLNSLGIRLVLVHGFRPQVEDLLHLRGQQPRYKNGLRITDSQALLCVKEAAGMVRVEIEALLSMGVANSPMAGARLRVASGNFVTAKPLGVRDGVDFQHTGDVRRIDADAIRQQLDQGNVVLLSPVGYSPTGEVFNLSAEEVATAVAIALQADKLLLLMEQEGLSNKGQPTRQLTTQEAETLLRDDAGLSRELRAHLKAALAACVGGVARCHLISRELDGAMLLELFTRDGVGTLVSAAPFEDIRTAAIDDVGGILELIAPLEAQGILVPRTRERLEMEIDDYTVIERDGMIVGCAALHTYASRTMAELACLVLHPEYRGEKRGDRLLALMEERARKAGVTELFVLTTHAEHWFRERGFATANVAALPLERQALYNPNRNSKVLTKAVDN